From Rhodococcus sp. B7740, one genomic window encodes:
- the wzt gene encoding galactan export ABC transporter ATP-binding subunit Wzt/RfbE has translation MSISISTHDACVDFPIFDAKTRSLKKAFLGKAGGAIDRNSSDVVVVEALKNITMNLKDGDRVGLVGHNGAGKSTLLRLLSGIYEPTRGSATIRGRVAPVFDLGVGMDPEISGYENIIIRGLFLGQTRKQMLAKMDEIADFTELGDYLDMPLRTYSTGMRVRVAMGVVTSIDPEILLLDEGIGAVDAEFMKKARHRLQELVKRSGILVFASHSNEFLAQLCDTAMWIDHGQIRQQGGIEDVVRAYDGDDAGDHVAQILKEIEREDAGVKPAERPEDTAGG, from the coding sequence TTGTCCATCAGCATCAGCACCCATGACGCGTGCGTCGACTTCCCCATCTTCGACGCCAAGACGCGGTCGCTCAAGAAGGCGTTCCTCGGCAAGGCCGGTGGCGCGATCGACCGCAATTCCTCCGACGTCGTCGTCGTGGAAGCACTCAAGAACATCACGATGAACCTGAAGGACGGCGATCGCGTCGGACTGGTCGGTCACAACGGTGCGGGCAAGTCGACGCTGCTGCGTCTGCTCTCGGGCATCTACGAGCCGACGCGGGGCAGCGCCACCATCCGCGGCCGCGTCGCGCCGGTGTTCGATCTGGGCGTCGGTATGGACCCGGAGATCTCCGGCTACGAGAACATCATCATCCGCGGCCTGTTCCTGGGTCAGACCCGCAAGCAGATGCTCGCGAAGATGGACGAGATCGCCGACTTCACCGAACTCGGTGACTATCTCGACATGCCGCTGCGCACGTATTCGACGGGCATGCGCGTGCGCGTCGCGATGGGCGTGGTCACCAGCATCGACCCGGAGATCCTGCTGCTCGACGAGGGCATCGGGGCCGTCGACGCCGAGTTCATGAAGAAGGCGCGTCATCGGCTGCAGGAGTTGGTGAAGCGCTCGGGAATCCTGGTGTTCGCCAGCCACTCCAACGAATTCCTGGCTCAGCTGTGCGACACCGCGATGTGGATCGATCACGGCCAGATTCGCCAACAGGGCGGGATCGAGGACGTGGTGCGGGCGTACGACGGTGATGACGCGGGAGACCACGTCGCCCAGATCTTGAAAGAGATCGAGCGCGAGGACGCAGGAGTGAAGCCTGCGGAACGACCAGAGGATACGGCCGGTGGCTGA
- the wzm gene encoding galactan export ABC transporter permease subunit Wzm/RfbD: MSAPAKDPESEAGEQMPAPVSDSQTYRRAFGDLRTGFAQRELWLHLGWQDIKQRYRRSVIGPFWITIATGVQAIAMGLLYSVLLDIDLRSFLPHVTVGLIIWNLISAAILEGGDVFVANEGLIKQLPSALSVHVYRLVWRQLLLLGHNMLIYVIIIAIFWPEGGLHWTVVFAIPALVLILLNAIWVSILFGIVATRYRDIAPILGSFVTLMFFMTPIVWTTSGLESMGGEAANRAKLVEINPLFHYLDIIRAPLIGEDQQAYHWYIVLGFTVVGWALAIVALKKYRARVPYWV; this comes from the coding sequence GTGTCGGCACCAGCGAAGGATCCCGAGAGCGAGGCAGGGGAACAGATGCCTGCTCCGGTTTCGGACTCACAGACTTATCGGCGCGCGTTCGGCGACCTCAGAACCGGTTTCGCTCAGCGCGAGCTGTGGCTGCATCTCGGCTGGCAGGACATCAAGCAGCGGTATCGCCGATCGGTGATCGGTCCGTTCTGGATCACCATCGCCACCGGTGTGCAGGCGATCGCCATGGGTCTGCTGTATTCGGTACTCCTGGACATCGACCTGCGGTCGTTCCTGCCGCACGTCACCGTCGGTCTGATCATCTGGAACCTCATCAGTGCCGCGATCCTCGAAGGCGGAGACGTCTTCGTCGCCAACGAGGGTCTGATCAAACAACTGCCCAGCGCGCTGAGTGTGCACGTCTATCGCCTGGTGTGGCGTCAGCTGCTGCTGCTCGGCCACAACATGCTGATCTACGTGATCATCATCGCGATCTTCTGGCCCGAGGGCGGGCTGCACTGGACCGTGGTCTTCGCGATCCCGGCGCTGGTGCTGATTCTGCTGAACGCGATATGGGTGTCGATCCTGTTCGGCATCGTCGCCACCCGCTACCGCGACATCGCCCCGATCCTCGGCAGCTTCGTCACGCTGATGTTCTTCATGACACCGATCGTCTGGACCACCTCGGGACTCGAGTCGATGGGCGGTGAGGCTGCGAACCGCGCCAAGCTCGTCGAGATCAACCCGCTCTTCCACTACCTCGACATCATCCGGGCCCCCCTGATCGGCGAGGATCAGCAGGCGTACCACTGGTACATCGTGCTCGGCTTCACCGTCGTCGGATGGGCGCTGGCCATCGTCGCACTCAAGAAGTACCGGGCCCGCGTGCCCTACTGGGTTTAG
- the glfT1 gene encoding galactofuranosyltransferase GlfT1 — protein MADKIVGVIVTHKRRELLALSLDVIGAQTRPLDHLVVVDNADEPAVRELVESIDLPTTYLGSQHNLGGAGGFALGILYALSLGADWVFLADDDGRPEGPQVLETLYDCAITHGLDEVSPVVCDIDDPDRLAFPLRRGVEWRRLRSELIDPANPDDDLLEGIASLFNGALFKASTIDAVGVPDLRLFVRGDEVEVHRRLQRSGLKFGTCLTAAYVHPNGAEEFKPILGGRMHTQYPEDATKRYFTYRNRGYLMSQPGMRKLLPQEWIRFTWFFLITTRNPKGLAEWFRLRGLGRREHFRRP, from the coding sequence GTGGCTGACAAGATCGTCGGCGTCATCGTCACGCACAAGCGGCGTGAGTTGCTGGCGCTGTCGCTGGACGTGATCGGCGCGCAGACGCGTCCGCTCGACCATCTGGTCGTCGTCGACAATGCCGATGAGCCCGCTGTACGCGAACTGGTGGAGTCGATCGACCTGCCGACGACGTATCTCGGCTCGCAGCACAATCTCGGCGGTGCAGGCGGGTTCGCGCTCGGGATTCTGTATGCGCTCTCCCTCGGTGCCGATTGGGTGTTTCTCGCCGACGACGACGGCCGCCCCGAGGGCCCGCAGGTACTCGAGACTCTCTACGACTGCGCCATCACACACGGACTCGACGAGGTCTCCCCCGTCGTCTGCGACATCGACGATCCGGACCGATTGGCTTTCCCGCTGCGACGCGGTGTCGAATGGCGTCGGCTGCGGTCCGAATTGATCGACCCGGCGAACCCGGACGACGATCTCCTCGAAGGGATCGCGTCGCTGTTCAACGGCGCTCTGTTCAAGGCATCGACGATCGATGCGGTGGGCGTGCCGGATCTGCGTCTGTTCGTCCGCGGCGACGAGGTGGAGGTGCACCGTCGGTTGCAGCGCTCCGGTCTGAAGTTCGGGACCTGCCTCACCGCCGCCTACGTCCACCCGAACGGGGCCGAGGAGTTCAAGCCGATCCTCGGCGGCCGGATGCACACGCAGTACCCGGAGGACGCGACCAAGCGCTACTTCACGTACCGCAACCGCGGCTACCTGATGTCGCAGCCAGGTATGCGAAAGCTGCTGCCGCAGGAGTGGATTCGCTTCACCTGGTTCTTCCTGATCACCACCCGCAACCCGAAGGGTCTGGCCGAGTGGTTCCGGCTGCGCGGGCTGGGGCGTCGGGAACACTTTCGTCGACCGTAG